A window from Erythrolamprus reginae isolate rEryReg1 chromosome 9, rEryReg1.hap1, whole genome shotgun sequence encodes these proteins:
- the LOC139171853 gene encoding E3 ubiquitin-protein ligase RNF182-like — protein MNYPQTDGEEKVLNEELECKICYQKFNLQSRKPKLLDCHHRVCAKCLTKIRQVGSGSLRISCPFCRHETELQEEEVEGLPDDLNILSRLVTKDRSTWNSECKEVLLTPKNLASSSSPSRGSSNCLVITIMEVQRDSPRTSSQNTLSDYYTDHSLDSESVNSTNQLDQDVFSKLCNHIPRILVWLLGFFYFGSLPLGIYLLVIQKVTLGIVCVSLVPSSLTVCLVYGFCQCLCQGMCDCSSRN, from the coding sequence ATGAATTATCCTCAAACTGACGGGGAAGAAAAAGTGCTGAACGAGGAGCTGGAGTGCAAAATCTGTTACCAGAAATTCAACCTCCAGAGTCGCAAGCCCAAACTCCTGGACTGCCACCACCGAGTGTGTGCAAAATGCCTAACTAAAATCCGTCAGGTAGGAAGCGGCTCGCTTCGCATTAGCTGCCCTTTCTGCCGGCATGAGACagaactacaagaagaagaagtagaagggcTCCCTGATGATTTGAACATCTTGTCTAGACTCGTAACCAAAGATAGGTCAACATGGAATTCAGAGTGCAAGGAAGTTCTCCTGACCCCAAAGAACTTGGCTTCTTCGTCAAGTCCTTCGCGTGGCTCATCAAACTGCCTGGTGATAACCATCATGGAAGTACAGAGGGATTCCCCCCGGACTTCCAGCCAAAACACCCTCTCGGATTATTACACAGATCACAGCTTGGACTCCGAATCTGTCAATTCCACCAACCAATTAGACCAAgatgttttctccaaactttgTAATCACATCCCCAGAATACTAGTGTGGCTGCTTGGCTTTTTTTACTTCGGTTCTTTGCCTCTTGGTATCTATTTATTAGTGATTCAGAAAGTCACTCTGGGAATTGTCTGCGTCAGTCTCGTGCCATCCAGTCTGACTGTATGTCTTGTGTACGGTTTTTGTCAGTGCCTCTGCCAGGGAATGTGCGACTGTTCTTCTAGAAATTGA